One stretch of Zingiber officinale cultivar Zhangliang chromosome 6B, Zo_v1.1, whole genome shotgun sequence DNA includes these proteins:
- the LOC121990811 gene encoding uncharacterized protein LOC121990811: MAGDLAERRLERRLDSQPDEVNMASNPSGESYNPKRPRKNKHQWSAIEDVALIEALMQLNNAGDLRNKNEKGFRPGHGLKLQQMLEVSLPGHGIKAKPHIESRLRTFQKLHNVVHDMLYGVGSSGFGWDSEKKLVMAENSVWDEYIKTHGDAEQFRYKSLAYYEELSVIFGGDRASGKDAQVPAEIVEEIDKVAVDNDESIGIDGDYASYGQDFNFGSNEENSKPKRRKTESTKDLSQVIREAIAILGVELNNASNRLSKALEYDEGTEKRMKINEVLTKLPGLSMLERHKATRKIGCDRETTDIFFTIPDDEKEVFVKILLNGDI; encoded by the exons GTGAACATGGCTTCTAATCCTTCAGGAGAATCTTACAACCCAAAAAGACCAAGAAAAAACAAACATCAATGGTCTGCTATAGAAGATGTTGCACTTATTGAAGCATTGATGCAATTAAATAATGCTGGAGATCTTAGAAACAAGAATGAGAAAGGTTTTAGGCCAGGACATGGATTAAAGCTACAACAAATGCTTGAGGTTAGCTTGCCTGGACATGGAATTAAGGCAAAACCACACATTGAATCAAGGTTAAGAACTTTCCAGAAGCTACACAATGTTGTGCATGACATGTTGTATGGAGTTGGTAGCAGCGGTTTTGGTTGGGACTCAGAAAAAAAACTTGTTATGGCTGAGAATTCCGTGTGGGATGAATATATTAag accCATGGAGATGCAGAACAATTTAGATACAAGTCATTGGCTTACTATGAGGAACTTTCTGTCATCTTTGGTGGAGACCGTGCATCTGGGAAAGATGCTCAAGTTCCTGCTGAAATTGTGGAAGAAATAGACAAAGTTGCAGTTGATAATGATGAAAGTATAGGCATTGATGGGGATTATGCTTCATATGGCCAAGATttcaattttggatcaaacgAAGAGAATTCTAAGCCAAAAAGGAGAAAGACCGAGAGCACTAAAGATTTGTCTCAAGTTATTAGAGAGGCGATAGCTATTCTTGGGGTAGAACTTAACAATGCAAGTAACCGATTAAGTAAAGCATTGGAATATGATGAAGGCACTGAAAAAAGAATGAAAATCAATGAGGTTTTAACAAAGTTACCTGGGCTTAGCATGTTGGAGCGACACAAAGCGACAAGAAAAATTGGTTGTGATCGTGAGACTACAGATATTTTCTTTACCATACCAGATGATGAGAAAGAAGTTTTTGTGAAAATATTATTGAATGGAGATATTTGA